Part of the Halorhabdus utahensis DSM 12940 genome, GGGCAGCCGACGCCGACATCGTTCACACCCACGACTGGTTCGGCTACGGGCCGGGGTCGCGCGCCTGTCGGAGCCACGACTGTACGTGGGTGACGACGTTTCACTCGCTGACGAGCGATCGCAACCGGAACCCACCCGATCGCGAACGCCAGACCGAGCAACGCATCGTCGAGGGGGCTGACCACCTCATCGCCGTGAGTGAACTCGTCCGCCAGTCAGTTCGCGAGCAGTACAACGGCGATTCGCGGGTGATCTACAACGGCTTCTCCGCGGTCGAGACGACCGGCCGGGATGTCAAAGCCGAACTCGACATTGATGGAGCCATGCTGTTTTTCGTCGGCCGGCACACTCACCAGAAGGGAATCGAACACCTCGTCTACGCCATGGATCGGTTCGAGCCAGGAGAGGTGACGCTCGTCGTCGGCGGCACCGGCCACCTGACCGACCGCTTGCGGCGGTTCGTCGATATTCTGGGCGTCGAGGAGATGGTCAAGTTCGTCGGATACGTGCCCGAGAGCGAACTCGGCGATTACTACGAGAGCGCGGATCTGTTCGTCTCGCCGTCGCTCTCGGAGCCCTTTGGCATCACGATCGTCGAGTCACTGTCGGTCGGAACCCGCGTCGTCGCCTGCGAGTCGGGGGCGGCCGAGGTCCTGCCCGAGGGGTGTATCGTCGAGGTTGAACCGGACTCGAAATCGATCGCGAACGGTATCAGGCAAGCGCTCGACGCCGGCCCGCTCCCAGATTACGAGGAACGAACGTGGGACACGGTCGCCGACGAGCACGTCGCGTTCTACCACGAGCTCCTTGCGGAGTGAGGACGCGTCTCGAGGCTTCTATCGCAGAATCCGAACGTCATCGGCGGGTTCGGGGTGGACCACCCGAAACCCGTCGGCCGTCGGGTTGACTCCGAGTGCGACGTCAGGCTGGCGGCGTGATCCGTATGGACTGTCGTCCTGAATCCCTTCGTAGGGGCTGTCGCCGCTGCTCCCCGCGGTCGCACTGTCGCTGTCCCCGGTTGGCCGATACGGGCTGGGCTCGCCGTCGTGTTCGCCCTCCTCGGGGGGCAGATAGACGCGTTCGCCCGACACGGAATTGACGACGACTGCCACGTTCCGGTTCCCGGTGACCGTGACCACCGTTCGGCCGTCCTCGAACTCGGTGGTGACGTTGATCGGCGGCCCACCGCCGCGAGCACCCTGAGACATACCCACAGGTCCGGCGAGTTCGGCCTTAAGCGTTCTGACGAGGGGGCGCGGAAAATATGTCAACACCACAAGGACAAAGGCACCGGTCACCGACGCTCTAGATACGAATGCATCACCCCGGCCCACCCCACTTCGTCGCCGTCGGCGAAGCAATCGAACTCGCCCCCCGCGATCCGGACCCGGAAGCGACCTACGCGTGGGACGTGACCGCCCGACCGGACGGATCGACAGCGACCGTCGGCGACGACCCCGTCGAGCATCTCGAACCCGACGTCGCGGGAACCTACGTCGTTCACCTCGCGGCCCCCGACGGCGGCCACGACCTCACCGTTCGCGCGTTCGCGTCGGAACTGACCCCCTCGACGGGCGGCGTCTCCGGGGCATCGGGCGTTTCGGCGGGCGAGAGTGGATTCGAGAGCGGGGGATCCGGATCGGGCGGTCGATCGGGCAGTGCTCGCGCCGACGCCGTAACCGGTGACGGGGGCCGACCCCGGCTCACCCTCGAACCCGCGATCGAGGGGGACGAAGCCGTCGTCCGGGCCGATCCGCTCCCGCATCCCGACGGACCGGAGACGTCGGCCGACCTGGCCGTCGAATTTCTGCTCGACGACCGGGACAATGTCGACCGCGAGGCGGTGACCATCGATGAGACCGAGCTCCGGGTTCCGCTCTCGGCGATCGACGACAGACTACGGGTGCACGCCGTCTCGGTCGGGGATCGAGGCTACAGCGTCCCGGACGCCGTCGAGTTCGCGCGGGAGGACCCGACCGGGTCGGCAGTCACGGATGGGAGCGTGACTGCCAGTCACATCTACGAGCCACCCGCGTGGGCCGAGGACACGATCATCTACGAGATCTACGTCCGGACCTTCGCGGGCCAGGCAGGTGATCAGCGGAGCGGTGGCGATGGAGCGGCTGCGGGCGAGGGGGAAACCGAGCGCTCGGCCTTCGACGCGATCGTCGACCGGCTGGACTACATCGAGTCCCTCGGAGTGGATACCCTCTGGCTGACGCCGGTCCTGGAGAACGACCACGCGCCCCACGGGTACAACATCACGGACTTCTTCTCGATCGCCGAGGATCTTGGGTCACGGGCCGATTACGAGCGCCTCATCGCGGCCGCCCACGACCGCGGGATGAACGTCCTGTTCGACCTCGTGTGCAATCACTCCGCGCGAACCCATCCGCACTTCCAGGCGGCCGTCGCCGATCCGGACAGCGAGTACCACGAGTGGTACGAGTGGCGCGGCCCCGGCGAGCCCGAGACGTACTTCGAGTGGGAGCACATCGCGAACTTCGACTTCACGCACCTGCCGGTCCGGCGACACCTCCTCGACGCGATCGATCAGTGGGCCCCACTGGTCGACGGCTTCCGGATCGACATGGCGTGGGCCGTGCCGAACAACTTCTGGCGGGAGGTCCACGACCGGGCGAAAGCCATCGACAGCGAGTTCCTGCTACTCGACGAGACGATCCCGTACATTCCGGACTTCCAGGGCGGGTGTTTCGACATGCACTTCGACTCGACCACGTACGCGGCGCTGCGTCGGGTGGGCAACGGCGCGCCGGCCGCGGAAGTGCTCGATGCTGTCGACGAACGCGCAGCGATCGGCTTTCCGCCACATGCCGGGTTCATGCTGTACGCGGAGAACCACGACGAGACGCGCTATCTTGTCGAATGTGGTCGTGCGGCCGCCCGTGCCGCCACGGGCGCGCTGTTCACGCTGCCGGGGTCCCCACTGGTGTACGCCGGCCAGGAGTTCGGCCAGCGCGGCAAGCGCGACGACCTCGCGTGGGAACACGCCGACGAGGACCTCCAGGCGCACGTCCGACAGCTCGCGGCGGCGCGTCGCGACGTGACGGCGCTGGAATCGGCCGCGACACTCCATCGCATCGAGTGGACCGTTCAGTCGGGTGCGGCCGACCGTGTCGTCGCGTTCGGACGCGTTCGTGGCGACGATGCCGTCGTCGTCGTCCTGAACTTCGGGCCGGAGACGGCGACAGTCGAACTACCGATAGCGACCGGGACGACCGACGCAGTGTCCGGGAAGGCTGTCGGAACTGGCGAGGGGGGACTGCGGGTCGACAACGTTCTCGTCGTGCCGGCCGAGTCGGAGACGATCAAGGGGTAGCTCCCTCGCGGTGGATCCACCGGCCAGTAGCCACACGCGATGGGTTCACCAGTGAATCGACGCGATCTTTTCGGCAGGGAATGGGTTTATCCGCTCACACCCGTTTGGGGAAGGCATGCGGCTGACGACAGCGCTCAACGAGTTCAAGCGGTCTCGTGACGAGCGCTTTCCTGAAGAGAGTAGAACGGCCAGGGGGGCGTTCTCGGGGTACGAAGACCGTCTGGTCCACGTCCGGCCGGACGGTTCGGTGCGGGATTACTCGTCGCCACTGTCGGGGCTGTACGGCGTCGACCGGTCGCGCCTCGGGATCGAAACGCCCGACGGGATCACGTGGTTTGCCGACCTCGAGACGATCCGCCAGCACTACTATCGTGATACGCGCCTCGTCGAGACGGAGTACGACGCCGGGTCCTACACCATCCACCAGTACGACCTGACGCTGGGGCGCGCCCACGTCACGCACGTCGAACTGCGGGGCTCGATCCCCGCCCAGGCCCGGCTGGTGGCGTTCATCACGCTGGCCCCCGAGGGCAAGGAAGGCGGTGTCGGCGCGCTGATTCACAACGACGGCGGGCCCGACGGCACCCAGGCCTTGGAAGTGTACCACCGCCGGGAGCACGACTACCTAGCGGCCTCGACCGGGCTGGACTCGGTGCGCGGCCAGCGTCCCGAACAATTCGAGGAGATCGTCGACGACGCGCCCGTCGAGTTCCCCCGCGGGTCGGTCACGCGGGCCTACGACCAGACGCGACTCAGTGGCGACTTCCTGGTGAGCGCGCCCCTGGAGGAGGTCGGACGGGGATCCCGGACGACGCTGGTGAGTCAGTTGTCCGACCACGACGAGATCGATCGCGGAACGGCACTCGCTGACTTGCGGACCTGTGCGCTGGAACACGACAGTGCGGACAGCTTGCGAGCGGCGGCGCGGGACCGAACCGTCGTGACCGTCCCGCAGTCGGTCCCCCGGTCGGATCTCGTCCGGACGGATATGCGCGTGCTGGACCTGCTCGAGGCACGATCCGGTGGCCACATCGCCGCGCCCGAGTTCGACCCCTTCTTCGCCAATTCCGGCGGGTACGGCTACGTCTGGTTCCGCGACGACGCCGAGATCGCGACCCACCTGCTGGCGGCGGGCGACCGGCTCGGCCTCGACGTGACCGGGGCCGTCGAGCGCAGCGCCGCCTTTCACTGTCGCCAGCAGTTGCCCGACGGCACCTGGCCCCACCGCGTGTGGGCGGTCGACGGCTCGCTCGCGCCGGGATGGGCCAACGCGAACGTCGAGCACAACGACGACTCCCTGGAGTATCAGGCCGACCAGACGGCGTCGGTCACGGCGTTCCTGGCGACGTTGCTCCGGGAGCGCCACGGCGAACTCGACGACGAGTTGACCGTCGAGGTCCGGGAGACAGTCGTCGATGCGGTCGATGCGCTCACCCGGAATATCGACGACGGCCTCCCGGCACCCTGCCAGAACGTCTGGGAGGACGCTGTCGGTCAGTTCACCCACACCGCAGCCAGGTACATCGAGGCGTTGTCGGCGGTCGCACGAGCCCCACTCCGAAAGCCGATCCGCGAGCGGGCTCGTGAGGCGGCCGAGACGGTGTTCGGCGGGCTCGACCAGCTGTGGGACGAGGAGACGGAAAGTTACGTGATGCGACTGGACGAAAACTACGCCGACCGCCGGACTGACGCGGCCTCGCTGGCACTGGTCGACGCCGTCCGGGAGTACGATCACATCGAGGGAGCGGCGATCGACGACGACTGTCTCGATCGCCTCGTCTCCCACGTCGAGACCGTGCTCGAAACGCTGCATCGCGATCCGGACGGTGACGTGGCGGGGCTGATCCGCTACGAGGGCGACCGGTGGCGGTGTGGCGACCAACACGAGGAGAAGATCTGGTCGGTGACGACGGTCTGGGGCGCGCTGGCGGCGGCGCAACTGGCCACGCTCCTGGAGTCTCACGGTCGCGACGGCGAGTCGTTCCTGGAGCGGGCCGGCGAGCTCTACGATCTGTTCAGCGCGGACGGCCCGTTGACGACTCCGGCTGGCTACCTCACCGAGCAGGTGTTCGACGACGGGAGCCACGACAGCGCGGCCCCGCTCGGCTGGTCACACGCGCTCCGGCTGCACGTGACCGCGTTGCTCGATGAAGCCGACGCGCTTCCGACGACGGCCGAGATCGAGGGACCAACCGAGCGGCCGACCTGGACGACCGGCGAGAAGTTCGGGCTGTTGACCGCGGCGGATCACTACGAGGACGACCCCTCCCGGATCTGGTGTACGCTGACCAGGGGCGCAGTCACCGAGGTGCGGTTCCCGCGAGTCGACCTGATGAACCTCCGGACGCTGGACTTCCTGATCCGGTCGAGTGACGGCGAGTACACCGTCCGGACCCATCGGGAAACCCGCCGGGCCGACGATTCGGTCGAGCGCCGGGTGGAACCACTCGACGACGAGTCCTTGCGCTTCCGGCACGTCTTCGTCGAGACGGGCGACGGCCGCGGCCACGAGTGGGAACTCACCGTCGAGTACGCCGTCGATCCCGCCCACGACGCGCTGTTGGCCGACGTGGACTTCGAGGCAGCCGATGGCGAGGACTACGATCTCTTCGCGGTCGCCGATACGTCGCTGACCAACACCGGGACGGCCGAACGCGGCCTGCGACTGGGCGAGCCGGGCGCACATCACCTCGTCGCCCGGGACCCGACGGCCTACACCGGCGAGACGGACGACCCGCTGCTGGTCGACGAGGAGGGAGAGGCTTACTCCGTCGCGATGGCGATGACCGCCACGACGCGGTTCGACTGGGCGACGGTGGCCGCCGCCGGCAGCGACCACCTCAAGGACCTGTTTGCCGACGGCGAACTCCCGCCGCCCAAAGACGACGTCGACAACGAGAACATCGTCCTCCTGGGTCGGATCGGGAGCGGCGAACGGACCGTCGAGACGCTGGCGCTCGGGTTCGCTCGCTACGCCGACACGGCGGCAGCACTCGGCGAGGCGACCGGGGCCCTCGATCGCGGCTACGGGATGGCGGAGGCCGCCTACGACGACACCTGGGCGGCGTTCCTGGCCGACAAGCCCGTCCCTGCAGCGATCGCAGACGACGAGGACCTGGCCGCCCAGTACCGGACTGCGCTGATGAGTCTGCTCGCGGTCGAGGACAAGACCTATCACGGCGCGTCGATCGCCTCGCCGTCGGTGCCGTGGGGGGTCGCAGTCGACGCCGACGAGCCCAAGGGCTACGGCTACAACTTCGTGTGGTCACGTGACCTCTATCAGGTCTTTACGGTCTTCGAGACGGTCGACGAACTCGCGATCGCGACCAGCCAACTCGAGTACATCTACGCGTTCCAGCAGGACGAGACGGGGTTCATCCCACAGAACACCTACGTCAACGGCCGGACGCGGTGGGGCGGCGAGCAGATGGACAACATCTCGTTCCCGCAGGTGATGGCCGCCCAGCTCTACGAGCGCGGCGTGGGCTTCGAGGAGGCTGACTACGACTACGTAAACGTGGCACGGTCGGCCGACTACGTCGCCCGCAACGGCCCCGACACCGCCCAGGAGCGCTGGGAGGAGGAATCGGGCTACTCACCCTCGTCGATCGCGACGGAGATCGCCGGGCTGACGGCCGCGAGTTACCTCGCGAGCGAGACCGGTCACGACGCCGACGCACTCGTCTGGCAGGCAGTCGCCGACGAGTGGGCCGCGTCGGTCGAGAGCTGGACCGCGACGACGACTGGGACCGACCGGCACACGACGACACCGTACTACGTCAGGGTCGCCCGCGACGGGGATCCCGACGCCGGCTATCTCCGGACGCTGGCCAACGACGGGCCGACGCTGGACGAGCGCAACGTCATCGACGCCGGCTTCCTCGAACTCGTCCGGTTGGGTATCACGCCCGCCGACGATCCCGTGATCGAGAACTCGCTCGTGGAAGTCGACGACACGATCCGCGTCGACGTGGGCGACGCCGCCGGGTTCTACCGGTACAACGGCGACGGCTACGGCGAGCGCGAGGTTGGCGATAAGGGTGCGCCCTGGTCAGTCGAGCATTCGGGGAAAGGGCGGCTGTGGCCGCTGCTGACGGGCGAACGCGGCGAGTACGAACTCCTCGCCGAGACGGAGATGACGGCAATGGAGTGTCTGGAGTCGATGGCCCAGTTCGGAAACGAGGGACGGATGATCGCCGAGCAGGTCTGGGATCGCGACGTCGAGACCGACTACGGGTGGGAGTTCGGCGGCGGGACCGGCGCGGCGACCCCACTCGCCTGGGCGATGGCCCAGTACGTCCGGTTGGCTCACGGCCTCGATACCGGCGAACCCGTCGAGACGCCCGCGATCGTCGCCGATCGGTTCCGCGAGCGGGGCCTGCACGACGCCGAGCGTCCCGACCTCCGGGTCGAGACGACGTTCCGGGGCAACGCCATCGAAGTCTTCGGCGAGACGACAGCGAACGTCGTGGCCGTCAAGAGTCCCGTCGACTCGACGGTCATCCCGGTCGAGGACGGGACCTTCCAGGGGACACTCGAGGTCGAACACGGCGAGGGACAACTGCTGGTCGCTGCTGGAAGCGATACCGAACTCGAAGACGCCACGACGGCGATCCGTCGACTCCGAATCTGAACGGGTGCCCCTCGTCGCCACCCGATCGAGCGAACCCGGATCACGCGACGTCTCTGGCCGGCAGGATAGTCACGCCGCACGGCAGGTATATATCCGACCCGGGTGAACTGTGGGTATGGTCCTAGAAAACCTAACACTGTTCGAGGTACACCTCGATAACGCGCGAATCGGCCCGTCGATCGACGATGAAGACAACCCGGAGACCGATGCGCCCACCGCGGACGAGACCACCGACGGCGACGGGTGTGCCAGCTCAGTCGGTCGCCTCGTCGTCGCGAGCGTGGTCGTCTCGATCGTCGTCTCACTGATCGCCAGGAAACTGGCCGGCGACGACACAGAACCCGACGTCGCCATCGACGCACCCGAGGAGAGCGACGCCGTCGACGTGGCGACCGAGGACTGAGGCAGGACAGTCGAAGACTAAAGCTGGGAAGATGAGGCAGGACAGTCGAAGACTAAAGCTGGACAGTCGAGGATCGAGACGGGCCGCCCTATAGCCGGTCCGTGATGGCTTCGGGCTCGTACTGCAAGGAGAGTTCCCGCGAACGCCCCCGGCCGTCGACGCTGGTGTAACTGGTCTCGATGAGGCCGAGTTGGTCGAGTTTCTTGATGATCTCCGAGTACCGGGTGTACCCGAGGTCGGTCTCCTCGGCGAACGTCTCGTAGACGTCGCCCGCGAGTTCGCCCTCGTGGTCGGCGATCACCGCCAAAAGCGTCTGTTCGCTGTCGGAGAGTCCCTTGAGATGCCGAGAGAGGTGGACGTGTTTGGACTTCTCGAAAGCCGCCTCGACGTCCTCGCGCTCGATCTGTTTGCTGGCACGCATCTCGGCGTTCAGCCCCGCCCGGCGCAACAGGTCGATGCCGACCCGGAGGTCCCCGCCCTGGTCGGCGGTGAGTTCGGCGACGCGGTCCAAAATCGGCGCGTCGACGACGCCTTCGTGGAACCCACGCTCGACACGCTCGTCGAGGATGTCGACGATCTCGGGTTCGTCGTACTTCGGGAAGTAGACTTCCTCCGGGCGGAAAACGCTCTGGACGCGACCGTCGAGTTCCTCGATGACGTCTAAGTCCAGATCCGAGGAGACGACGACCACGCCGATCTTCGCCCCGGAGTGGGCCTCGTGGGCGCGAAGGAGCGAGTAGAGGGTGTCGGAGGCCTCACCTTCGTAGAAGAGATAGTTGATATCGTCCAGGGCGACGGCCAGGACCTCCTCCTCGTCGACGAGTTTCTCGGTGATCTGGCCGAAGAGTTTCTTGAAGGAGATGCCGCTGGCCGGCGGTTCGTACTCGAAAACGCTCTCGAACAGCCGCGAAAACACTGCATATCGCGTCGAATCGACCTGACAGTTGACGCGGGCGACCCGGACGTCCGTCTGGGAGCCGAGTTCGCCGTAGAGTTTCTGGACCGCCGTCGTCTTGCCCGTCCCCGGCGGCCCGCGGGCGATGACGTTGAGTGGCCGGGATCCGCGGACGGCCGGCCGGAGGGCGTACTTCAGGCTCTCCATCTGGCTCTCGCGGTGGCGGAACGTCTCGGGGACGTAGTCGATCTCGAAGACGTGCTCGTCCCGGAAGACGGATTCGTCCCAGGAGAGCATCCCCTCCTCGGGGTCGTCGGTCATCGTTTGCAGAACGCTCGGGACGCTACTTAACTGTTGGCGGGTGACTTCCGGAAACGGTGTATTCGGCACGGGGACGGTGCTTCAAAAGCGAAGGGTCAGGAACCGCGCGCCCGCTCTTTCAGCGCCTCGAGATGGCCACGCTTCTCGGCGAGGACGACCGCGACGAGCACGACGCCGACGATTGCAAGCACGACCGATTGCATTGTCAGCGCACCGAACAGGCTCTCGATGATGCTTCGGATCGCCTCGCCGACGCCGGTTCCGGACAGCTCGTCTTCGGACGATTCGAGGGCGGTATCGACGATATCGAGGACTGGAACGCGCGCGATGAGTCCGACTGCAGCGCCGACGATTCCGGCGACGAGCAACGAGTAGCCCGTCGTCGCGACCGTGCGGTGGATCGACCGGGTGATGGCGTAGACGACGCCGATCAGTGCCAGGAAGACGAGCGGGAGGACCAGCGTGAGCGTCCCGAGCAACCCGACACCGGTCCGGGCGGTGTTCAGGGCGTCAGCCAGCTCGCCGGTGACGTTCCCGAGTTCGATCCGATCGTCGACCCGGTCGTCGATCCGCTGGCGGAGTTCCGTAGCGAGTGAATCCGCCAGGGCAGCCTCGGCGTCGTCACGCTGGCTCGCGTACCCGTCATAGGAGAGATCGGGGTGGGTCAGCCCATCGATGACCGTGTTCTGAAGCGCGACGACGTCATCGAGGGTGTCTTCGGAAACCCGATCGCCGAACTCGTTTCGAATCCGCTCGGCAGCGTCCGCTTTGACGTCCGTGCCGGCCTCGCTGAGTTTGGTGGTGAGTTCACGATCGAAGGAGTCTTCGAGTGCGGCTTCGGCGTCGTCACGCTGGCTCGCGTAGTCGCTGTACTCGTCGAGATCAGGATGGGTCAGCCCGTCGATGACCGTGTTCTGGAGCCCGACGATGTCATCGAGGGTCTCGTTCGACACGGCGTCACCGTACTCCGAACGAACTTGCTCGGCAGCCTCGGCTTTGATCTCTTCGTTGGCCTCGCGGAGTCGATCCTCGAGCTCGGCGGTGAGAGAGCGTTCCAGGGCGACCTCGTTTTGGTCACGCTGGCTCGCGTATTCGTCGAAGTCGGTGAGGTCGGGATGAGTCAGCCCGTCGATGACCGTGTTCTGGAGCCCGACGATGTCATCGAGGGTCTCGTTCGACACGGAGTCGCCGTACCGGTCGCGGGCCTGCTCGGCAGCGTCTGCCTTGATCTCCTTGTTCGCCTCGAGGAGTCCGTCGTCGAGTTCGCGGTCGAAGGAGTCTCCCAGGGCAGCTTCGTCGGCGTCACGCTGGCTGGCGTACTCATCGAAGTCGGTGAGGTCGGGATGAGTCAGCCCGTCGATGACCGTGTTCTGGAGCGCGATGATGTTGTTGACTGTCTGGTTGTCGACCTCGTCGCCGTACTCGGTGCGGATCTGGTCGGCGGCGGTGGCTTTCATCTCCTCGTTGGCCTCCCGCAGTCCGTCGTCGAGTTCGCGACCGAACGAGTCCGCAAGCGCCGACTCGTCGGAGTCTCGGCGGGTCGCATACGTGTCGTAGTCCTCGAGATCGGGGTCGGTCAGCCCGTCGATGGTCGTGTTTTGCAGTGCGGCGATGTCATCGAACGTGTCTTCGGAGACGTTCTCGCCGTAGTTGTCCCGCGCCTGCGCAGTCGCGTTCGCTTTCAGTTCGGCGTTGATCTCCTCCAGAGCCGTATCGACCTGGGAAGCGGTCGCAAACGACGGTAAATCCTCCCGGACCTGATCGCGGATTTCCTCCCGAACCGCCGCGTAGCCGTCGGAATCCTCGTTCAGCCGCTCGATCATGTCGTCGGTGACGTCGATCCGCTGCGTGGCGGATGCGAAGTCGAGTTCCTGGACGATGTCGACTGTATCGACGACGACCGCGCCGTTCTCATCGACGTCGACCGGGAACTCCTCGACGGCCTGTCTGCGAACGTCGACGCGCACGGCGTCGTACCCCGACTGGT contains:
- a CDS encoding DUF7510 family protein; its protein translation is MSQGARGGGPPINVTTEFEDGRTVVTVTGNRNVAVVVNSVSGERVYLPPEEGEHDGEPSPYRPTGDSDSATAGSSGDSPYEGIQDDSPYGSRRQPDVALGVNPTADGFRVVHPEPADDVRILR
- a CDS encoding ORC1-type DNA replication protein, which gives rise to MTDDPEEGMLSWDESVFRDEHVFEIDYVPETFRHRESQMESLKYALRPAVRGSRPLNVIARGPPGTGKTTAVQKLYGELGSQTDVRVARVNCQVDSTRYAVFSRLFESVFEYEPPASGISFKKLFGQITEKLVDEEEVLAVALDDINYLFYEGEASDTLYSLLRAHEAHSGAKIGVVVVSSDLDLDVIEELDGRVQSVFRPEEVYFPKYDEPEIVDILDERVERGFHEGVVDAPILDRVAELTADQGGDLRVGIDLLRRAGLNAEMRASKQIEREDVEAAFEKSKHVHLSRHLKGLSDSEQTLLAVIADHEGELAGDVYETFAEETDLGYTRYSEIIKKLDQLGLIETSYTSVDGRGRSRELSLQYEPEAITDRL
- the malA gene encoding alpha-amylase MalA, which produces MHHPGPPHFVAVGEAIELAPRDPDPEATYAWDVTARPDGSTATVGDDPVEHLEPDVAGTYVVHLAAPDGGHDLTVRAFASELTPSTGGVSGASGVSAGESGFESGGSGSGGRSGSARADAVTGDGGRPRLTLEPAIEGDEAVVRADPLPHPDGPETSADLAVEFLLDDRDNVDREAVTIDETELRVPLSAIDDRLRVHAVSVGDRGYSVPDAVEFAREDPTGSAVTDGSVTASHIYEPPAWAEDTIIYEIYVRTFAGQAGDQRSGGDGAAAGEGETERSAFDAIVDRLDYIESLGVDTLWLTPVLENDHAPHGYNITDFFSIAEDLGSRADYERLIAAAHDRGMNVLFDLVCNHSARTHPHFQAAVADPDSEYHEWYEWRGPGEPETYFEWEHIANFDFTHLPVRRHLLDAIDQWAPLVDGFRIDMAWAVPNNFWREVHDRAKAIDSEFLLLDETIPYIPDFQGGCFDMHFDSTTYAALRRVGNGAPAAEVLDAVDERAAIGFPPHAGFMLYAENHDETRYLVECGRAAARAATGALFTLPGSPLVYAGQEFGQRGKRDDLAWEHADEDLQAHVRQLAAARRDVTALESAATLHRIEWTVQSGAADRVVAFGRVRGDDAVVVVLNFGPETATVELPIATGTTDAVSGKAVGTGEGGLRVDNVLVVPAESETIKG
- a CDS encoding glycosyltransferase family 4 protein; translated protein: MVPKVLMLGWGFPPNVSGGLDTAVGELFEQFEPRDDIEIELVLPAEYAPDRDGIYGVPTGEGDVADRINRLAGEFADRAADADIVHTHDWFGYGPGSRACRSHDCTWVTTFHSLTSDRNRNPPDRERQTEQRIVEGADHLIAVSELVRQSVREQYNGDSRVIYNGFSAVETTGRDVKAELDIDGAMLFFVGRHTHQKGIEHLVYAMDRFEPGEVTLVVGGTGHLTDRLRRFVDILGVEEMVKFVGYVPESELGDYYESADLFVSPSLSEPFGITIVESLSVGTRVVACESGAAEVLPEGCIVEVEPDSKSIANGIRQALDAGPLPDYEERTWDTVADEHVAFYHELLAE
- a CDS encoding glycoside hydrolase family 15 protein, whose product is MRLTTALNEFKRSRDERFPEESRTARGAFSGYEDRLVHVRPDGSVRDYSSPLSGLYGVDRSRLGIETPDGITWFADLETIRQHYYRDTRLVETEYDAGSYTIHQYDLTLGRAHVTHVELRGSIPAQARLVAFITLAPEGKEGGVGALIHNDGGPDGTQALEVYHRREHDYLAASTGLDSVRGQRPEQFEEIVDDAPVEFPRGSVTRAYDQTRLSGDFLVSAPLEEVGRGSRTTLVSQLSDHDEIDRGTALADLRTCALEHDSADSLRAAARDRTVVTVPQSVPRSDLVRTDMRVLDLLEARSGGHIAAPEFDPFFANSGGYGYVWFRDDAEIATHLLAAGDRLGLDVTGAVERSAAFHCRQQLPDGTWPHRVWAVDGSLAPGWANANVEHNDDSLEYQADQTASVTAFLATLLRERHGELDDELTVEVRETVVDAVDALTRNIDDGLPAPCQNVWEDAVGQFTHTAARYIEALSAVARAPLRKPIRERAREAAETVFGGLDQLWDEETESYVMRLDENYADRRTDAASLALVDAVREYDHIEGAAIDDDCLDRLVSHVETVLETLHRDPDGDVAGLIRYEGDRWRCGDQHEEKIWSVTTVWGALAAAQLATLLESHGRDGESFLERAGELYDLFSADGPLTTPAGYLTEQVFDDGSHDSAAPLGWSHALRLHVTALLDEADALPTTAEIEGPTERPTWTTGEKFGLLTAADHYEDDPSRIWCTLTRGAVTEVRFPRVDLMNLRTLDFLIRSSDGEYTVRTHRETRRADDSVERRVEPLDDESLRFRHVFVETGDGRGHEWELTVEYAVDPAHDALLADVDFEAADGEDYDLFAVADTSLTNTGTAERGLRLGEPGAHHLVARDPTAYTGETDDPLLVDEEGEAYSVAMAMTATTRFDWATVAAAGSDHLKDLFADGELPPPKDDVDNENIVLLGRIGSGERTVETLALGFARYADTAAALGEATGALDRGYGMAEAAYDDTWAAFLADKPVPAAIADDEDLAAQYRTALMSLLAVEDKTYHGASIASPSVPWGVAVDADEPKGYGYNFVWSRDLYQVFTVFETVDELAIATSQLEYIYAFQQDETGFIPQNTYVNGRTRWGGEQMDNISFPQVMAAQLYERGVGFEEADYDYVNVARSADYVARNGPDTAQERWEEESGYSPSSIATEIAGLTAASYLASETGHDADALVWQAVADEWAASVESWTATTTGTDRHTTTPYYVRVARDGDPDAGYLRTLANDGPTLDERNVIDAGFLELVRLGITPADDPVIENSLVEVDDTIRVDVGDAAGFYRYNGDGYGEREVGDKGAPWSVEHSGKGRLWPLLTGERGEYELLAETEMTAMECLESMAQFGNEGRMIAEQVWDRDVETDYGWEFGGGTGAATPLAWAMAQYVRLAHGLDTGEPVETPAIVADRFRERGLHDAERPDLRVETTFRGNAIEVFGETTANVVAVKSPVDSTVIPVEDGTFQGTLEVEHGEGQLLVAAGSDTELEDATTAIRRLRI